TCAAGTTTATGATAGTTTAACTTAAATTTTTCTGACCATATCGGCAATGGCTGACCGAATAAAAAAGCATAAACTTTAGCTATCTCTAAATAATCATCAAGATCGTCAAAACATTTGGAGATTTCAGCTAATAAAGTGGTGCGATCGCCAAAGTAGGTAGACTCTAGCAAAATATGTATTTCTTGACGCTTTTGTCTAACGGTGACATTTACTTTAATCCCCAAATCAAGCAGGTGATTTTTGATGAGAGTAGCAAGCGATCGCATTATTTATGTTTAAAAATTTGGATGAATTGTCAAAGGCTGATCATAGACTATAAATATTAATAGAAGGTTATAAGGATATAGAACTCCAAAGAAGTAATGAAGTACCTTGCTCTGCAAGGTACTTCATTACTTCTTTGGGATCTTCTTGCTATATGATCGATCTTATAGTCTCGCGATAAAATCTATGGTGGTCTTCTCACCATTCACTATTCAGCATGAAGTATCAAGCCCGTATATCAGCATGAAGTATCAAGCCCGTATATTTGTTACCTTACGTCCATCGGTTCTCGATCCCGCAGGCACTGCTGTACAGTCTGCTCTCAAACAAATGGATTATCACGTTGACTCAGTTCGCATCGGTAAGTATGTGGAAATAGTCCTAGATGCCGATAATGAAGCTGAAGCATCCCAGAAGCTAGATGAAGCTGCGGACAAGCTGTTGGCAAATCCTGTCATCGAAAATTACCGTGTTGAATTAACCCCGATCGCTTAGGAATTGACAATATGAAATTTGGTATTCTCGTATTCCCCGGTTCCAACTGCGATCGCGATGTTGCCACGGTTACTAGCGGAATTCTGCAACAGCCCACGAGATTAATTTGGCATAGTGACACCGATATTAGCGATTGTGATGTAATTGTTGTACCTGGGGGATTTAGCTACGGTGATTACTTACGCTGTGGAGCGATCGCTCGATTTGCACCTGTAATGAAATCTTTGCAAGAACATGCCGCTAAAGGTAAGTATGTATTAGGCATTTGTAATGGATTCCAGATCTTGACAGAATCAGGCTTATTGCAAGGTGCATTAGTCAGAAATCGCGATTTGCACTTTATTTGCGATCGCGCACCTTTGCGAGTTGAGCGTAATGATTTAGCTTTCACCAAGAAATATCAAAAGCAGCAGGTAATCTCTTTACCAATCGCCCATGGGGAAGGTTGCTATTTCGCGGATGCGGATACGCTCAAGGAACTGGAAGATAATAATCAAGTTGTATTCCGTTATAGCGATGCGATCGGCAATATCACTGATGACGCTAATCCTAACGGCTCAGTATCTAACATTGCAGGGATTTGCAACAAGCAAGGTAACGTTTTGGGGATGATGCCCCATCCTGAACGTGCTGCTGAAGGGATTTTGGGCAGTACTGATGGCAAGGCTTTATTTGAAGGACTTCTTGAAGGGTTGTTAGTCAATGCCTAGCCTCTATTTAATCCGTCACGGCATTGCTGAAGATCGTGAGAATTACGAGGATGATACCCTCCGTCCTCTCACCGACGAGGGTCGCAAAAAGACTAAGCAAGTTGCGAAGCGTCTCTATGATTTAGGCTTGCGCTTTGACCTATTGCAAACTAGCCCCCTAGTTCGCGCTCAGCAGACAGCCGAGATATTTACAAATGTCTTTAGTAGTCCTGTGCAGCAATCCTCAGAACTTGCCCCCGAAGGAAGTTTTGAAGCATGGCTCCAGTGGGTTACGGAATGGATCAGTCAACATCCTCAACCTGCTAGGGCATCCCTAGGAATAATTGGTCATGAACCTGACCTGACTACATGGGCAGAAACTTTGCTCTGGGGAGAGTCTAAGGGAGCATTGGTATTAAAAAAGGCTGGCATCATTGGTTTAGTGTTACCAGAGTCTCAACCTTGGACTGCCAACGGAATTCTCTTTTTATCGATTCCACCCAAGTTGCTCATATAAGAAAGAAGCAGTGCAATGCACCGCTTCTTTCTTATGGTTAGTTTGAGCGCAAAGCGCTGGTAATTTATGCTGTTACCAACTCAGGACGCTTACTGTTGCGAATACCATCGATCGCTTTAGCATAGTCAGGGGCATTAAATACCGCCGAACCAGCAACGATCGCATTAGCACCAGCTTCTAGAACCTGCCAAGTATTATTTGCCTTCAGACCACCATCAACTTCGATCCAAGGATCAAGTCCGCGATCGTCACACATTTGACGCAACTTCGCAATCTTAGGAATGACGTTAGGAATAAAGCTCTGACCACCAAATCCTGGGTTAACACTCATGATCAAGACCAAATCGCACAAATCGAGAACATATTCAATGAAGCTCAAAGGTGTGGAAGGATTGAGGGATACACCAGCTAATTTACCAAGTTCTTTGATTTGGCAAAGATTACGATGTAAATGAGGGCAAGCGGTATGCTCTGCATGAACAGTGATGATATCTGCACCAGCTTTAGCGAAATCAGGTACATATCTCTCTGGCTCAGCAATCATCAAATGCACATCTAAAATTTTGGTGGTTACAGGACGGATTGCCGACACAACCAATGGACCAATGGTGATATTTGGAACGAAACGACCATCCATCACATCAACGTGAATCCAATCCGCACCCGCCGCATCAACTGCACGAATGTCGTCACCCAAACGGCTAAAGTCAGCAGAAAGGATCGAGGGAGAAATAACTGTGGACTTCTTAGGCATATGATTTACGGGGGGCTTAGCTTTACAAAGATCTAAAAAACAGCAGAAAAGTGTAGTTTTAACTACATCCTTGTATTAATTATTAATTAAATTTAGCAGTTTTGAACGTAAGGATGACAATTAATATTCAATTAGGTTTTGTGTCCTTACTTACAGACCCAAAAACTGTGGCGCACGCTGTGCGTGCGCCACAGTTTTTGGGGTTTATATTTAATTGCACCCATTTACTTAGTTGATTTAGAAGGCTGCCGATTTAAGTGTAAATAAACCAATAATGTAAGTCGTAAAACCAAGCAAAATACAACTTGGTAAAGTCAATAGCCAAGCTAGCAAAAGATTTCTTAAAGTATCGACTTGCACGCCTGAACGGTTGGCAACCATCGAGCCAGCAATACCTGAGGAAAGAATGTGCGTAGTACTCACAGGTAATCCGAAATAATCAGCCGCACTAATTGTCGTCATCGTGATTAGCTCGGCGGATGCTCCTTGGGCATAATTCAGATGCTCTTTACCAATTTTCTCGCCTACAGTAACGACAACTCTCTTCCAACCAATCATTGTTCCTAAACCGAGAGCCAGAGCAATTGTGATTTTGATCCAATAGGGGATAAATTTGGTGAGATGATCCAATTGATTGCGATAGTTAGTGATTATTTCTGGATGATCAAAATTAGCTAAGTATTGTTGTTTTTCTAACTTGGTAATAGTACTGGCGACAAGATAAATATCATCTCTAACTCGGCGACGATCGCTTGCAGCAATATCCAGCAAATTGTTATTAATTGATAACTTCTCAGCAATGATTTGACTCTCAGCAACCAGCGATCGCCAAATATTTTCATTCACATGTCCCTGTGGTTTGAGAAACTGACTAAGTTCATCACGACTGTTTGGGAAAGAGGGATCTTGATTAGTATTGATAATAAATTGCGAAGATAAAACGGGAATCACAGAATTTGATGAGGCGACTAATTGCGCGATCGCTTGAGGACTGGTCTGCAAATTTAAAGAAAAAAAGCTAGGTAAAATCGCTACTAAAATCAGCATCATTAAACCCATCCCCTTCTGCCCATCATTAGACCCGTGGGCAAAACTTACACCCGAACAGGTCAAAATCAACACAGTACGAATCCATATCGAAGGAACATTCTCTTCTGGTGCGGTATAAAGTTCCTCTTGGCGGATTAAATATTTAGCAATTAGAAATAGAATTGCTGCTCCGCAAAATCCTAGCAATGGCGAAATTACAAGCGAAATCACGATTTCCTGCATCTTCAGCCAATTAATCCCATCCCACCAATAGCTATTTGTCGAAGAGAAAGAATTTATTACAGAATTAGCAATCCCAATGCCAGTAATTGAGCCAATTAAAGTATGGGTGCTGGATACAGGCAATCCCAAATACCAAGTTCCTAAATTCCAGATAATTGCCGACAGGAGTAAAGCGATCGCCATGACCAAGCTTTGTGATGTTGAGCTATTCACCACCAGATCTACAGGCAACAGGGCAATAATCGCAAAGGCAACCGTTCCGCTCGAAGTGAGTACTCCCAGCAAATTACAAATTCCCGATAGAACAACTGCATAGGTTGGCTTTAGCGTATTTGTATAAATAACAGTAGCCACAGCATTAGCCGTGTCATGAAACCCATTCACAAACTCAAAGCCAATGACTAAAGCGATCGCTAAACCAAAAAATAGATATTCCATCTGCTTATTCTAAAAGCTGTGCAAAGCACCGCTTTTAATCTTCTTATCTTTGTGATGATTGCCACCAACGCATTATTCTAAAATCTTTGCAAAGCAAAATTTCTAATCTTCTTATCTTTGTGATGATTGCCACCAACGCATTATTCCAAAACCTTTGCAAAGCAAAGGTTTTAATCTTCTTGCCTATCCATAGATCGCCACCAACGGCTAAGCGGGAAATAAATTACTGGCGACCATAAGCTACTTAAAATTGCGGAACTTAGGGCAATTCTTTGCTGCAAAATCCATACATTATCCATTTTTGCGCCCATCATAGTTAGCTGGACTGCGTGCATTGTCTCCACAATTACCGCCATTCCAAACACAATTAAGGCGATCGAAATGAAATCTTCCTGTACATAGCGTTGCTTTTGCAAGAGCGATGTAATCCCACCAGCGATCGCTAGTCCTAGAACATGAGTCGGTGCAACTCGTACATCGGCAAAGGTCATCCCATCCTGCACCATGCCTAGAGCAATCCCAACCATCACCGATAGAAAAACAGGACGATTCACACTCCAAGCTACTAACCAAATGAGTAACCAGTTAGGAGCAATTCCCATCAAAGTCATTCCCGGAAATCGGGTATACATCGCTAAGACACACAATACCAATGAACCAAGGGTTATCGCCCAGTTCAAAAGCTTTTTAGATAAAGACGTATTGCGATCGAGCATTTAACGCTTGTCTTGAAAAGGATAAACTTTTACATATTCTAGTAGCCCAAGAGGACTCGAAAACTCAACGATCGCTTCAGGTGAAGGCTGCTTATCGAGGTTAATAGATTTAATACGACCTACGGGCACATTCTCAGGAAATAGCGTACTAAATTGCGAAGTATGGACAATATCACCCACCTTAACATCAGGATCTCGCTCAAAAAATTCTAAGATCGCTGTGTTTTGGCTTTGTCCCTTCAACATTCCACTAAAACGACTGCGGCTAACGATTACACCAACTTGGCTATTAGGATCGCTGACTAGCAAGATTTGGCTGCTATTAGGAGAAACATGAGTCACTCGCCCCACTAATCCACCAGGGGCAACCACTACTGCCCCTGCTCTGATGCCATCATTACTGCCTTTACCAATCAAGATTTGATTCCACCAAGAATCAGCTCCACGACCAATTACCGTCGCCCAAACACCAACATCCGTAGAACTAGCTTTGACTTTGAGCAGTTCTTTCATGCGTTGATTTTGTGACTCTAGTTCAGTCAAGCGATATTTCAACTCTCGCACTTGGGCATCTTGCAATAGCTCTTGCTTAGATACTGATGACTGGAAAGGCTTGCTGAGAAACTGATAGGTTTCCATAATCGCCACCCCTTGCGTTTGGCGAATTACCCAAGCCAAACCAATGCCAACAGTAACAATGGCTGTCTGAAAGCTATAGCGCTCCCACCAACTCCGAATTGAATCCATGAAAAAGTTACCTATAAACTTTTCAAACGGCTGGTTAATACACGACCAAGATTCTTGTAATCTTCGAGTACACGACCAGCGCCAATGACAACACAGTTAAGGGGTGCTGGGGCAATATGCGTCACAATTCCAGTTTCGTGACTGATGAGAGTGTCAATGCCATTTAGCAACGCACCACCACCAGCTAACATGATGCCGCGATCGATAATATCGGCAGCAAGTTCAGGAGGTGTGCGTTCGAGAGTGCGCTTAACTGCTTCGATAATGACTGAGAGTGGCTCACTCATACTCTCACGAATTTCCGAAGACTTGACAGTAACGGTACGAGGCAAACCTGACAATAGGTGTAAACCTCTTACTTCCATCGAAGTTTCTTCTTTAATGGGATAAGCAGAGCCAATTTTAATTTTGATTTCTTCGGAAGTACGTTCCCCGACAACAAGGTTATGTACAGTCTTCATGTACTTCATGATCGCTTCGCTGAGTTCATCCCCTGCAACACGCACAGATTCACTCAAAACAATACCTTGCAAACTCATGACAGCAACTTCAGTAGTACCACCACCTATATCGATGATCATGTTACCTGTCGCTTCAGTTACAGGCAAACCTGCACCGATCGCAGCGGCAATGGGTTCATCAATTGGGTAAACTTCGCTAGCTCCAGCGCGACGAGCAGCATCCATGACTGCGCGCCATTCCACCCCTGTAACCCCGCTAGGAATACCGATCGCAATGCGCGGATTGAAAACACCTTTTTTGACTTTCTGGATGAAGGCTCGTAACATTAGCTCCGCAGAGTCAAAATCGGCAATTACACCGTCTTTGAGAGGACGCACGGCAATGATGTCACCTGGTGTGCGCCCGATCATTTTGTTTGCTTCATCTCCAACTGCGTAGGCAGTTTTGTCTCGTTGATCGATCGCAACAACTGATGGCTCTTGCAACACGATACCTTCCCCAGACACATATATAAGTGTGTTGGCAGTACCGAGGTCAATGCCGATGTCTTTTGTAAAATGGCGTAATAAACCCACAGTAAACTCTTCCAGTGGTCAAACTAGCTATATCGTCTTAACATTTTATTACGATTGATGTCACTTAGTCTAGTCTTATAACTATTCCCTAAGCGGTACATTCAGTCCCCAATAATTGATGAGAGTGCGCCCCGTCGGGGTGCACTCTCATCAATTATTGGGGAACGCCCTTTGAGGGCACTCCTCTGCAAACGTGATTGCGATATGATTGGTATAGATAACAATTATTAACAATTAACTATTATCCAATGAGTGACTGGCTAGAACATACCGTCCAAACTGAAGTAACTATTCCCGTGGAATATGCGTGGTCGTTATGGTCAGACTTAAGCGCAATGCCCCGTTGGATGAAGTGGATTGACTCCGTAGTCATAACAGATGATCCTGAAATATCAGCTTGGAAACTTGGCACAAATGGTTTAACTTTTACGTGGAAATCTCGCATTCTCAAACAAATTCCTAATCAAATTATGCAGTGGGAATCGATTGGGGGATTACCTAATCGTGGTGCAGTGCGCTTTTACGGTCGCCCCAATAATGTAACAATTGTGAAGCTAAGCATTGCCTACGCCATACCTGCGATCGGGCAGCTTATGGATAATTTGTTTTTAGGGCAGTTAGTAGAATCGACCCTGCAAGAAGACTTAGAGCGATTTCGCGTTTATGCTCAAGCGGATTTTGCCAAACAAAATCAAGCAGCAGCTAGTTAGTTAGAAATTATTTAAAAAATCGAGCGTTGCCCTTCTGGGCTGACACCAATAATTGTCAATTGGCAATCTAAAACTGAGAAACCATATTTATCCGCCACTTTCTTGCTAATAGTGAGGATTTGATCGTTTTTAAACTCGATCACACGGTTAGTTTTGACACAAACCAAATGGTGATGGTGGTGTGGTTTAGGCTGATTAATTTCGTAGTGTTTATGGTCTTCGGTAAGCTCTAATTCACGCAAAATCCCCATGCGTGCCATCATTTTGACCGTGCGATAGATTGTGGAAAGGCTAATATTTTCACCTTGAGTTTTTAAGCGCTCATAGAGATCTTCGGCGCTAAGATGTTCCCCTTCGGGTAGGGTTTGGAATGTATTGAGGATCACCTCGCGCTGGGGTGTCATCCGACAACCTTTTGAGTTGAGTTCAGCCTTGAGGGCTTCAGGTGAATAGGTGGTCTCCACAGAAGTCATAGCATTATCAATAACGATAGCTTCTTGAGAATAGCATAATTAAAAGCAGCGCTTAGCAACGCTTTTATAGCTATTGCCATTCTTGAGAACATAAAGTCCAAATATCGTGAGGTGGCGCGAAGCGTCGCCTCACGATATTTGGACTTTAATTTGTCTTTTGCGCGTGCGCCGCAGCTATTGGAGTGTAGCTACTTATGCTATGGTTAAAAACCTGTGTAAATTAAAGTAATTAGCCATGCCATCGTTGCCTCGTGCGATTATTCATCGCAAAAAAGTCGATGCGGTTCAGCGTTTTCACCCTTGGATCTTTTCGGGCGCGATCGCTAAACTCCAAGGTGACGTTCATGATGGCGACTTGGTCGAAGCCTATAGCGAGGATGGCAGATTTTTAGCAATCGGCTTGTGGGGCTTGGGTAGCATTGCGATTAAGGTGCTATCGTTTCAGCCTGTGGAGTCGATGCAGAGCTTATTGCGCGATCGCCTGAAGCAAGCATTTATTTTGAGACAGCAATTAGGTTTAATTGATAATCCAGAAACCAATTGTTATCGGTTAATTAATTCGGAAGGGGATGGTCTAGCAGGATTAATTATTGATGTGTATGGGGATACGGCGGTTTTGCAGTGCCATTCGTTAGGAACTTATCGCTATCGTCAAGATATTGCGGAAATTTTGAAGGATATCTACGGCGATCGCTTGCAAGCAGTTTATGACAAAAGCTCGGCGACCCTTTCGCGCAAATCACAAACCCAGTCTCAGGATGGTTTATTAATTGGCGAGAAATCTGCCGATAGCGCTGAGGTTTTGGAATATGGGCATCGATTTATTGTCGATTGGGAAAAAGGTCAGAAAACAGGCTTTTTCTTAGATCAAAGAGAAAATCGGCGGATGTTTGGGAAGTATGCGGCTGGCAAAAAAGTTTTAAATACCTTCTGCTATTCTGGCGGCTTCTCGGTTTATGCATTGGCGGCAGGTGCGACGGAAGTCCATTCGATCGATAGTTCTGTAAAGGCGATGGAATGGACAGAGCGCAATATTGCCGCAAATTTTGATCGCGATCGCCAAGCAATTCATCAATCCTTTACAGGCGATGTCTTTGATTTCTTAAAGCAATGCGAATCTGATTATGAGGCGATTGTGCTTGACCCTCCTGCATTTGCCAAGAGCCTATCCGCAAGGCATTCGGCGATGCAGGCATACAAGCGATTAAATTTACAGGCGATGTCTAAGCTAAAAAGTGGTGGATTGCTATTTACTTTTTCCTGCTCGCAAGTGGTGAATGTGGAGAATTTCACAGGTGCAGTCACGGCGGCGGCGATCGAGTCGGGTCGGTCAATTCGCATTTTGGATCATCTCAATCATCCCGCCGATCATCCTACAAGTATTTTTCATCCTGAAGGTGCTTATCTTAAGGGTTTAGTTTTGAGCGTGACCTAATGAGTGGCGGCGCAAAGCGCCGCCACTCATTAGCTTTAGGCAGCCATAATTTGCTCGACAGTGAGATTTAATTCTGGAAATGTTGCCGAAATTAGGCGATCGCTATTTTGAAATCTGGTCATTTGATATTTGCCTTCTGCATTTAAGGTAAATATCAGTACAGAAGGAAGTTTAGGTTCTCCTAAATAGTTGCGCGAACCGATCGCTAAATAATCAACGATCCAATATTCGGGAATCCCTAAACGCTCATATTCTTCGAGCTTATCAATATAGTCATCTTCCCAATTGGTTGATACCACCTCAACCGCAAGCTGAATTGGTTCGCGAATACCCCGATGATCTAGGCGATCGCTCCGCCACAGATCGCGATTAATTACACTGACATCTGGTTGTCTGTCCTGTTCTTTACCTTTTTTATTTATCGTTAAGACTGCGGCTACGTCATTAACCACGTAGTTTAAATTTAGTCGCTCAATCTCGTCACTCATTGAGTCCATGACTAAGCCCAGCAACATCGTAATGAAGTCTAGTTGCTGGTATTTTTAGCATCTTGCCATCCACTAATTCATAGCGACCATCTTCAGGACATTGCGCTAAGAACTGGTCAAAATCCAGCTCTAGATTCATCTCTTGAGATGTTTCTGAATCAGATCTTGGTTGCGTGAGTGTAATCATAGATTTCCTCAAAATGCTTAGCCTAAATTATACCAAAGCCTTATTACATGGATGAGTAGCGCTTCGCGCTACTCATCCATTTGGGTTATGTCATAAAAAGTCAGAAAACTTCTAGAAAAAACTGCTTTTATGTCGCTACAATATGTCCACCTTATTGGTGAGGATGTAGGGATATGTATAGAAAGCGTCAGAAAATGTCGGTTGCTAACATTGGGGCGACGATTTTGGCAGCCTTTGTTGGGGCGATCGTAGTGCCAATGCCAATGCAGTCACAACAAGTAACGATCAATCCCGAAAATCGGGCGGTACGAGATGAAGCCGATCGCTTACTGGATGTTGGCTATACGCAGCTTAAGGACGGCAAAACCCGTGAAGCAATTAAAACTTGGCTCTATGCGATCGGTTACTATCGGCGCGTTAATGACCAAGCAGCAATTTCCTATACTCTGGCGCGAGTGAGTGATGCCTACGAATTATTGGGAGCAAGCAATGCGGCTCAAGATACCAGTCGTCAGCGCATCGGCTATGCCAATACTTTGCAAGATAATGGGGCAAAGCTCGAAAGCTCGAACAACTTAGTAAGCTTTGAGATTGCTCAAGGCAAGTTAGAATCTGCCTCAAAACTCAACAAGGCAACCCTTGAGTTATCTACCAAAAACGAGCAAGGGCTGAATACAGCGATCGCTTTAAATAACAAAGGTTTAATTGCAGAGCGCTATGGCAATCATTTAGAAGCTCTCAAACAATATTACGCATCGATTAAAGTGCATCCCATCCGTGAAGCGATCGGCGAGGGCTATACATACATCAATAGTGGCGATAGTTTGATGGCTTTGGACAATTACAAAGCTGCAATCACCGACTATGGCATGGCGCTAACGATCGCTCGTCAACATCGCAATTACAAACTGATGTCGGTAGCTAGCGATCGCATTATTGCCGCTTATCTCGAAGTGCCTAACTTCTATCGCAT
The sequence above is drawn from the Pseudanabaena yagii GIHE-NHR1 genome and encodes:
- the purS gene encoding phosphoribosylformylglycinamidine synthase subunit PurS, producing the protein MKYQARIFVTLRPSVLDPAGTAVQSALKQMDYHVDSVRIGKYVEIVLDADNEAEASQKLDEAADKLLANPVIENYRVELTPIA
- the purQ gene encoding phosphoribosylformylglycinamidine synthase subunit PurQ — translated: MKFGILVFPGSNCDRDVATVTSGILQQPTRLIWHSDTDISDCDVIVVPGGFSYGDYLRCGAIARFAPVMKSLQEHAAKGKYVLGICNGFQILTESGLLQGALVRNRDLHFICDRAPLRVERNDLAFTKKYQKQQVISLPIAHGEGCYFADADTLKELEDNNQVVFRYSDAIGNITDDANPNGSVSNIAGICNKQGNVLGMMPHPERAAEGILGSTDGKALFEGLLEGLLVNA
- the sixA gene encoding phosphohistidine phosphatase SixA; protein product: MPSLYLIRHGIAEDRENYEDDTLRPLTDEGRKKTKQVAKRLYDLGLRFDLLQTSPLVRAQQTAEIFTNVFSSPVQQSSELAPEGSFEAWLQWVTEWISQHPQPARASLGIIGHEPDLTTWAETLLWGESKGALVLKKAGIIGLVLPESQPWTANGILFLSIPPKLLI
- the rpe gene encoding ribulose-phosphate 3-epimerase, whose translation is MPKKSTVISPSILSADFSRLGDDIRAVDAAGADWIHVDVMDGRFVPNITIGPLVVSAIRPVTTKILDVHLMIAEPERYVPDFAKAGADIITVHAEHTACPHLHRNLCQIKELGKLAGVSLNPSTPLSFIEYVLDLCDLVLIMSVNPGFGGQSFIPNVIPKIAKLRQMCDDRGLDPWIEVDGGLKANNTWQVLEAGANAIVAGSAVFNAPDYAKAIDGIRNSKRPELVTA
- a CDS encoding inorganic phosphate transporter — protein: MEYLFFGLAIALVIGFEFVNGFHDTANAVATVIYTNTLKPTYAVVLSGICNLLGVLTSSGTVAFAIIALLPVDLVVNSSTSQSLVMAIALLLSAIIWNLGTWYLGLPVSSTHTLIGSITGIGIANSVINSFSSTNSYWWDGINWLKMQEIVISLVISPLLGFCGAAILFLIAKYLIRQEELYTAPEENVPSIWIRTVLILTCSGVSFAHGSNDGQKGMGLMMLILVAILPSFFSLNLQTSPQAIAQLVASSNSVIPVLSSQFIINTNQDPSFPNSRDELSQFLKPQGHVNENIWRSLVAESQIIAEKLSINNNLLDIAASDRRRVRDDIYLVASTITKLEKQQYLANFDHPEIITNYRNQLDHLTKFIPYWIKITIALALGLGTMIGWKRVVVTVGEKIGKEHLNYAQGASAELITMTTISAADYFGLPVSTTHILSSGIAGSMVANRSGVQVDTLRNLLLAWLLTLPSCILLGFTTYIIGLFTLKSAAF
- the mreD gene encoding rod shape-determining protein MreD; protein product: MNWAITLGSLVLCVLAMYTRFPGMTLMGIAPNWLLIWLVAWSVNRPVFLSVMVGIALGMVQDGMTFADVRVAPTHVLGLAIAGGITSLLQKQRYVQEDFISIALIVFGMAVIVETMHAVQLTMMGAKMDNVWILQQRIALSSAILSSLWSPVIYFPLSRWWRSMDRQED
- the mreC gene encoding rod shape-determining protein MreC, with protein sequence MDSIRSWWERYSFQTAIVTVGIGLAWVIRQTQGVAIMETYQFLSKPFQSSVSKQELLQDAQVRELKYRLTELESQNQRMKELLKVKASSTDVGVWATVIGRGADSWWNQILIGKGSNDGIRAGAVVVAPGGLVGRVTHVSPNSSQILLVSDPNSQVGVIVSRSRFSGMLKGQSQNTAILEFFERDPDVKVGDIVHTSQFSTLFPENVPVGRIKSINLDKQPSPEAIVEFSSPLGLLEYVKVYPFQDKR
- a CDS encoding rod shape-determining protein, translating into MGLLRHFTKDIGIDLGTANTLIYVSGEGIVLQEPSVVAIDQRDKTAYAVGDEANKMIGRTPGDIIAVRPLKDGVIADFDSAELMLRAFIQKVKKGVFNPRIAIGIPSGVTGVEWRAVMDAARRAGASEVYPIDEPIAAAIGAGLPVTEATGNMIIDIGGGTTEVAVMSLQGIVLSESVRVAGDELSEAIMKYMKTVHNLVVGERTSEEIKIKIGSAYPIKEETSMEVRGLHLLSGLPRTVTVKSSEIRESMSEPLSVIIEAVKRTLERTPPELAADIIDRGIMLAGGGALLNGIDTLISHETGIVTHIAPAPLNCVVIGAGRVLEDYKNLGRVLTSRLKSL
- a CDS encoding SRPBCC family protein, with protein sequence MSDWLEHTVQTEVTIPVEYAWSLWSDLSAMPRWMKWIDSVVITDDPEISAWKLGTNGLTFTWKSRILKQIPNQIMQWESIGGLPNRGAVRFYGRPNNVTIVKLSIAYAIPAIGQLMDNLFLGQLVESTLQEDLERFRVYAQADFAKQNQAAAS
- a CDS encoding Fur family transcriptional regulator encodes the protein MTSVETTYSPEALKAELNSKGCRMTPQREVILNTFQTLPEGEHLSAEDLYERLKTQGENISLSTIYRTVKMMARMGILRELELTEDHKHYEINQPKPHHHHHLVCVKTNRVIEFKNDQILTISKKVADKYGFSVLDCQLTIIGVSPEGQRSIF
- a CDS encoding class I SAM-dependent rRNA methyltransferase; protein product: MPSLPRAIIHRKKVDAVQRFHPWIFSGAIAKLQGDVHDGDLVEAYSEDGRFLAIGLWGLGSIAIKVLSFQPVESMQSLLRDRLKQAFILRQQLGLIDNPETNCYRLINSEGDGLAGLIIDVYGDTAVLQCHSLGTYRYRQDIAEILKDIYGDRLQAVYDKSSATLSRKSQTQSQDGLLIGEKSADSAEVLEYGHRFIVDWEKGQKTGFFLDQRENRRMFGKYAAGKKVLNTFCYSGGFSVYALAAGATEVHSIDSSVKAMEWTERNIAANFDRDRQAIHQSFTGDVFDFLKQCESDYEAIVLDPPAFAKSLSARHSAMQAYKRLNLQAMSKLKSGGLLFTFSCSQVVNVENFTGAVTAAAIESGRSIRILDHLNHPADHPTSIFHPEGAYLKGLVLSVT
- a CDS encoding tetratricopeptide repeat protein; its protein translation is MYRKRQKMSVANIGATILAAFVGAIVVPMPMQSQQVTINPENRAVRDEADRLLDVGYTQLKDGKTREAIKTWLYAIGYYRRVNDQAAISYTLARVSDAYELLGASNAAQDTSRQRIGYANTLQDNGAKLESSNNLVSFEIAQGKLESASKLNKATLELSTKNEQGLNTAIALNNKGLIAERYGNHLEALKQYYASIKVHPIREAIGEGYTYINSGDSLMALDNYKAAITDYGMALTIARQHRNYKLMSVASDRIIAAYLEVPNFYRIEELLQNRSSLALVMGDQETAAIVQRYLGDLYLSFGNLPKARAAYQESYDFAAMLGDNTSLPLREAYYKLQELERL